DNA from Branchiostoma floridae strain S238N-H82 chromosome 15, Bfl_VNyyK, whole genome shotgun sequence:
AACAACAACATACTGCATGTAATTATTTTCCTTCAAGATGTCTTATAATATATATGGtggtatatacaaatgtactacattttGCCATGCATTTTGGACCagatatatttttgtgttgccaaATCATACATGGTAGGTAACCAGATAGTAGGTCAGTTAGTCCTGTTGTTGTTTCAAGTATCAATAATTTGTTTCCATAATTTACCCTGTTTGTTGCAGGTGTTACATCGTATCCTGGGCTCAATGCTCCCCAGACCTGGGAAGAACTTCCTCCTGACACAAGTCCGACCAAACCCTGACATCTACGGTAACACTTCCTCTTTTACTGCTTAGCCCTTGTTCCTAAAGATCAGCAGCAGTGTAATTTATGGTACAAGAATATGACAGTCACAACAGATTTTGTGTGAGGTGAACTTGGACATATGTTGCATTGATTCAGCTTTATTGCTGTTGGCTTTGGCGTGCAATAGTTGTACAAAAAATATATGAACATGATCATAAAGTGCACAGACAGTTACAGTGCACAAAATCCACTAATTGATAAACAATTTAATATTTATGTACAATGAGCAAAACATCTGAtgattggttttaaaatcatTGCACTGATTAGTTACATATAGATAGTGTAGGATACAAACAGTGACAGTATTAAGGGTGCTTATGTTCCTGTGTGTTCCCAGGTCCCTTCTGGGTGTGTCTGACACTAGTCTTCACCACGGCCATCAGTGGGAACCTGGCTAACTACTTCAGTGTGGCCAGCAGTGGGTCGGAGTACCACTGGGTCTATGACTTCCACAAAGGTACAGTCTAACAACTAGAGTTGTTCAGATCAGAAGGAAAATACTGGGTAGTACTGAACTTCATTATAGTTATATACAATGAATGATATAAGATTTGTTGACATAAAGTATCAGCCTGGTTAGTTTACCAGGGCTCCTATACTGTGATAAACTAACCAGGCTGATACTCAGGCCACATAAAGTTCAGgttggttttatgtttttgtacatgcatgttgctatacatgtagatggtgaTATTTGTATCCTACCATCAAACATGTAACTGTGTCTGAGGCTCAGAGCTCTTAATAATCTCTATTGGCAGAAGATTACAATACAACAGGAAAGAATTTGTcttttgttagttttttttaccaCCATTTCAGCTAGTAATCTTATGTGAGAAAGACATCCACTTAACATATTTTAGAGAGGTTGTATTGTGTATCGGACAAATTGCTCTGTATACATTTCTTAAGATCTCCcatcatatatatatctatattcaTGCTTTGGCATCCAGAGAATGATAGTTTACCAGAAATGATATGTATTTTGCAGTGACCCTGGCAGCAGCAGCGATCTTCAGCTATGCGTGGCTGATCCCCACGGCTCTGTGGGGCTTCCTGTGGTGGAGAAACTCCCAGCCTCACTTCACCTTCCTGGAGATCATCTGTGTCTACGGGTACTCTCTATCCATCTATGTGCCCATATCGGTGGGTAGTCAtgctattgtttgttttttctaccAGATTTACAGTAAAACGTCCAAGATTTCATGAGCATTAATGCATCCGTGTTACTAATTTGTATGAGGTTGGGAAACAGATTGCATCAGCCTCTACTGTGTTTGCagagtcatacatgtatatttgttgaATGTACACCAGGTCCATTCACTGTGTCTGTTGAGTAATTTGAAAAGTCATTGATCTGGTTGTTTACTGTGTATTCCTGTGTCCCTATGGGCCATGGGCCGTCCCTGCTCCTACTGTACGTAATGAAAAGTCATTTATCTTCTTGTAAACTGTCTTTGCACCAGGTCCTGTAGCTATCCCTGTCTCTGTTGAATGATATAGAAAGTCATTGGTCCTATAGTTTGTTGTCTCTACTTCATGTACTATGGGCCATCCCTTTCACTGCTGTATAGTTAATGAAAAGTCATTGATCCTATACTTTGTTGTCTCTACTTCAGGTGCTGTGGGCCATCCCGGTCCCTGCTGTCCAGTGGGCACTGGGGCTGGTGGGCATGCTGCTGTCTGGGTCTGTTCTAGTGCTAACCTTCTGGCCTGCTGTTAGGGATGATGAGAAAAAGGTACACTGCAGTTCTGTACATTGATTAGTATAGGTTTGACTGAATAATGCCAAGCACTTAGACTTAAGTTACCTCCGTAAATATGATAAAAGATGACACCTTTGTACCATGTCTATCAAGTAAGATTGAAACAAAAAACGGAAAGTAGAATTGAAATGATACCTAATGTTTCATTTCATCCCCTTCAAAGAATTGGAAACCTGATTATTCTGTCACACGTGTGCCTACTTTCCTTGCTAATCAcaagtttgttgtgttgttccAGGTGACATATCTGACCTTGGTTCTAATCTTCATTCTACATGGACTACTGGCAGTGGGCTTTATGGTAAGTAGCAACAtctttacatgtacaagagGCATGAgtcatgatatacatgtatttatgccCTATAAACAAGACATTATCCATTACTTCCAGTGCAATACACTAGTGTCCCAACTGGCTAATCATTTCCGTAAAGGTCTTTTTTGAGTGGTATATTTTGGTCACACTTAACCTTAAAGACTTGTACTTAGTGAAagaggttttgttttcagtgtgttcatttgtgttgaaaatgGTTTGGTGCAGCTGCCTTTCCTGCATGATTGTTGGCATGTGTGTAGGTGTTGCAATTTTGAAGTTGCATGATACTTGTGGGCCCCTGAGCAGCTTTCTTTAGTACTACAGCAGATCATCAGGCTTTCATTACTTCGCTTCTGGACATATTATGGTATTTATCTTTAGGAGGTAGATAGTTTGTAGGGAAAACATGGTGTAGGCTAGAGTCCCCTAGCAACATAATTTTCAGTTATGTGTAACATTAAGTAACATTAAGTTACATGCTTGTGTAACGTTAACCCAGATAAACTCATTACCACTGCCCTTCTGTTGCAGCTGTATTTCTTCAGTGTCCCGCTCCAGATGGGTCCTGTCACCCCACAGCCACACAGGACAACCATTGCTCCAGTAGTACCCACCAGTAAAGCATAGACATCACCTATTTAGTTACAATTACATCTCTTCAATTGGATAGGATTTGGAGCTTACATGTACTTCCAGCCAGACATTGCaaatgacatccatcactcttatttagcatcactagaatgaactgggaGAACAAGCCAGTACCAGTACAATCTTGTGGCATCCTGAGGATGTGTCCAAATATAGACCACCTTGATTGCTCGGCTTTTTCAAAGAGAGGTATGGTGTTAcagattctgtacaaaataTGGTTGAACATGATACCAAGTCTTATCCActtgtagagatggaattgtctgaTGATATTgcttacctgtatgtctaacctttatgaATATACTAGTTACCACAGTCTTAacaaggacatacatgtagctacagtATGGTCTGATAGAGTTCCTCCATGGTTTCTGTCTTTCAGTACTAACAAGTACAAATCCTAGTTCACAATCTACAGCTTTGCCTGTGGCTGAATAGTCCAATTCATGTGTGACAGTCTCTTTTGCATAGTTAAGCCACATTTGTGGGCTAGCTTAGTTTTGTTTGAGTTATAGTGGCCTTCCCTGTGGATCCACTTTTCTTCTGTGGCATGCATCAGTTGGGCTTCTCCTGGTTTCTGTTGCTTGGTCAGTGTAGCTTATAGTTGGAATTATTGAACTGTTATGGTATATAAAATGCTTTCATTGGCCAGGGGCCAAGGCTAATAGTTAAAGTGCAGCAGCTGCCAGCCAGGTAGAATTGTCATGGGGATGGCACATGACAGTTGCAAGTacattttgttcaaatttgTAGGTTATTGGTTTAAGTCTGGTTATGTTACTCAAAGTTTTCTTTATGCCAGCAGGCAAAGCAATGAAACTCATCTATGTGTATATTCATTCATAAACAAACCTGATGTAATTATTTGCAATGAATTCTAGATAAGAGACTGTAGGAAAAGATTATCAATGTATAGTGAACTATGGATAGAGAGGGTAGTATAGTTTTATTTATAATGCTGGGTCAGTCCTTTTATATATGCTGTTGGGCAATGAGAATAAAGACATCAGGATATAAAATTATATATTGTGGGGCTGATATGCCAAAGTAAGCAGTGAATGctttttgtttacttgttttacTCTCCTTTTTACATACTGGGCAATGAGAGTAAATATGTCCATAAATGTTGTGGACTTGATGTGATAAAGTATGCAGTGCAATGGCTTGTGGTTGTTGCTTTTTACTCTACCAAACAATTTTTGGGGAAGGAAGGAGCATTTTTCCTGAATGGAAGAAGTAGTCTGACATGTAGGACATTTAATTCACACAGTACAAATTTTAAAGCAATTGTGAAAATTGTTTTATTCCTGTTTGTTGTAGATTTGACTTGAagtgtatgatatgatattttccaATAACAATTTGGCaaatactacagtaactataatttttttttcatcttcaacTACATTGCTAAAACACAGACTCACAGAGGAAAGTCACATTGTACACATCATTAGTTAACACCATGTAGAAAAGTACATATTCTGTttctacacctacatgtaaatgcaataCAGAAGctgaaaagatacaaaactgtTCATGGCACCCACTACACTAGAATGTAATAGAAGTTAAATGTTTCCACAATGTTCATTTGGACATATGTCTGTGCTGA
Protein-coding regions in this window:
- the LOC118431691 gene encoding protein YIPF1-like, which codes for MADPGRQTVVDVASQEKGDQISSDDLQFHDFSGATLSDGGGGLPGDRTSRMSSDDEPLLDADSDQAELLGGQKKQSPFWTFEYYQDFFDVDTYQVLHRILGSMLPRPGKNFLLTQVRPNPDIYGPFWVCLTLVFTTAISGNLANYFSVASSGSEYHWVYDFHKVTLAAAAIFSYAWLIPTALWGFLWWRNSQPHFTFLEIICVYGYSLSIYVPISVLWAIPVPAVQWALGLVGMLLSGSVLVLTFWPAVRDDEKKVTYLTLVLIFILHGLLAVGFMLYFFSVPLQMGPVTPQPHRTTIAPVVPTSKA